From a single Nicotiana tomentosiformis chromosome 2, ASM39032v3, whole genome shotgun sequence genomic region:
- the LOC104106907 gene encoding elongation factor 1-alpha-like has translation MGKEKVHINIVVIGHVDSGKSTTTGHLIYKLGGIDKRVIERFEKEAAEMNKRSFKYAWVLDKLKAERERGITIDIALWKFETTKYYCTVIDAPGHRDFIKNMITGTSQADCAVLIIDSTTGGFEAGISKDGQTREHALLAFTLGVKQMICCCNKMDATTPKYSKARYDEIVKEVSSYLKKVGYNPDKIPFVPISGFEGDNMIERSTNLDWYKGPTLLEALDQINEPKRPTDKPLRLPLQDVYKIGGIGTVPVGRVETGVLKPGMLVTFGPTGLTTEVKSVEMHHEALQEALPGDNVGFNVKNVAVKDLKRGYVASNSKDDPAKGAASFTSQVIIMNHPGQIGNGYAPVLDCHTSHIAVKFAEILTKIDRRSGKELEKEPKFLKNGDAGMVKMIPTKPMVVETFSEYPPLGRFAVRDMRQTVAVGVIKNVDKKDPTGAKVTKAAQKKK, from the exons ATGGGTAAAGAGAAGGTTCACATCAACATTGTGGTCATTGGCCACGTCGACTCTGGAAAGTCGACCACCACTGGCCATTTGATCTACAAGCTTGGTGGTATTGACAAGCGTGTTATTGAGAGGTTCGAGAAGGAAGCTGCTGAGATGAACAAGAGGTCATTCAAGTATGCCTGGGTGCTTGACAAGCTTAAGGCTGAACGTGAGCGTGGTATCACCATTGATATTGCCTTGTGGAAGTTTGAGACCACTAAGTACTACTGCACTGTGATTGATGCCCCCGGACACAGGGACTTTATCAAGAACATGATCACTGGTACTTCCCAGGCTGATTGTGCTGTTCTTATTATTGACTCTACCACTGGTGGTTTTGAAGCTGGTATTTCCAAGGATGGTCAGACCCGTGAGCACGCATTGCTTGCTTTCACCCTTGGTGTCAAGCAAATGATTTGCTGCTGCAACAAG ATGGATGCTACCACCCCAAAGTACTCCAAGGCTAGGTATGATGAAATTGTGAAGGAAGTTTCTTCCTACCTCAAGAAGGTTGGTTACAACCCTGACAAGATTCCCTTTGTTCCCATCTCTGGTTTCGAGGGGGACAATATGATTGAGAGGTCTACCAACCTTGACTGGTACAAGGGGCCAACCCTCCTTGAGGCTCTTGACCAGATTAATGAGCCCAAGAGGCCCACAGACAAACCCCTACGTCTTCCACTTCAGGACGTTTACAAGATTGGTGGTATTGGTACCGTCCCTGTTGGTCGTGTTGAAACAGGTGTCCTCAAGCCTGGTATGCTCGTGACCTTTGGGCCTACTGGTCTGACAACTGAAGTCAAGTCTGTAGAGATGCACCATGAAGCTCTCCAAGAGGCACTCCCTGGTGACAATGTTGGGTTCAATGTTAAGAATGTTGCTGTTAAGGATCTCAAGCGTGGTTATGTTGCCTCAAACTCCAAGGATGACCCAGCCAAAGGGGCTGCCAGTTTCACCTCCCAGGTCATCATCATGAACCATCCTGGTCAGATCGGAAATGGATATGCACCAGTTCTCGACTGCCACACTTCCCACATTGCTGTCAAGTTCGCTGAGATCTTGACCAAGATTGACAGACGTTCTGGTAAGGAACTTGAGAAGGAGCCTAAGTTCTTGAAGAATGGTGATGCTGGTATGGTTAAGATGATTCCTACCAAGCCTATGGTTGTTGAGACCTTCTCCGAGTACCCACCATTGGGTCGTTTCGCTGTGAGGGACATGCGTCAGACTGTTGCTGTTGGTGTCATCAAGAATGTCGACAAGAAGGACCCAACCGGTGCCAAGGTCACCAAAGCTGCTCAGAAGAAGAAGTGA
- the LOC138906114 gene encoding uncharacterized protein, producing MVGFDGILGMNWLSPHHAILDCHAKTVTLAMPSLSRLEWRGTLDYIPSKVVSFLKAQRMVEKGCDAYLAFVRDVNTDTPTVESVPIVRDFPDVFPTDLPGMPPDRDIDFGIGLVPVTQPISIPPYRMAPVELKELNEQLQKLLDKGFIQLGVSPWGAPILFVKKKNARCGCVLIIGS from the coding sequence ATGGTAGGCTTTGATGGGATCTTGGGCATGAATTGGTTGTCACCCcatcatgctattttggattgtcacgccaagactgtgacattggctatgccaagtttgtcgcggttggagtggaggggtacattggattacATTCCTAGTAAAGTTGTGTCCTTTCTGAAGGcgcaacggatggttgagaaagggtgtgatgcatatctagcctttgtgagggatgtcaatACTGACACTCccaccgttgagtcagttccgatagtgagagacttcccagacGTATTCCCAacggatcttccaggcatgccccccgatagagatatcgattttggtattggcCTGGTGCCtgtcactcaacccatttctattccaccatatcgtatggcaccagtggagttgaaggagttaaatgaACAACTGCaaaagttgcttgataagggtttcatccagcttggtgtgtcaccttggggtgctccgattctgtttgtaaagaagaagaatgCTCGATGCGGATgcgtattgattataggcagttga